Within Eschrichtius robustus isolate mEscRob2 chromosome X, mEscRob2.pri, whole genome shotgun sequence, the genomic segment TTTGccgattctggacatttcatactaTATTCaacttttgtgactggcttttcacttagcataatgttttcaaggttgatCATGTCATGACATATATCAGAactgtactttgttttttttgaggATAAACAgctagtttttttaattaattaattaattaattaatttatggctgtgttgggtcttcgtttctgtgcaagggctttctctagttgtggcaagcgggggccactcttcatcgcggtgcatggacctctcttgttgcggagcacaggctccagacgcgcaggctcagtaattgtggctcacgggcccagctgttccgtggcatgtgggatcttcccagaccagggctcgaacccgtgtcccctgcattggcaggcagattctcaaccactgtgccaccagggaagccccagaactgtACTTTTTATGAGTGAATAATATTCTACTATATGGACATACCGGATTTATTCATCCATGCATCAGCTaaaggatatttgggttgtttccacttttcggCTATTatcaataatgctgctatgaacgtttcTGAACAAGTTTTAgagtgaacatatgttttcatttctcctggtaGATACTtgggagtgggattactgggtcatttggtaactccgtgtttaacattttgaggaactgccaaattttTTCCCAAAGCGAGTGCTCCACTGAACCTTGATACCTGTAATATATgagagttctaatttctccacatcctcacctatGCTTATCTTTTATTTAATTGATTAAAGCCATCTTAGCGTATGTGAAGTGGTTGTTTTGATTTGTAgtttcctaatgattaatgatgttgagcacgttttcatgtgcttgttggtcaCTTGTATAcaatctttagagaaatatctattcaaatcctttccccattttaaaattggatatTTATCTTTTGGTTGTTGAGTTGTAAAATCCTTCAATATTCTAGATAGTAGATCTTATCAGATAcgagatttgcaaatattttctcccatttcgtgGGTTTTATTTTCAccttcttgatagtgtcctttgatgtacagaagtttttacttttgatgaagtgcaatttatttgtttctttggttgcttgtgcttttggtgtcatatacaaGAAACCGTTGCCTaattcaaggtcatgaagatatacACCTCTGTTTTCGtctaagtgtttttttaaaattttattggagtttagtttacttacaatgttgtgttagtttcaggtaaacaacaaagtgaatcagttatatatgactccatcctttttcaaattcttttcccatataggttattacagaatattgagtagagttccttgtgctatacagtaggtccttattagttatctattttatatatagtagtgtgtatatgttaatcccaatctcctaatttatcacttcccccccagatttcccctttggtaaccataaagttTCATTTTGAgaactgtgagtctgtttctgttttgtaaataagttcattggtatcgTTTttattatattccacatataagtgatatcatatgatatttgtctttctctgtcttacttcacttacccaatcaaaaaatgggcagaagatctaaatagacatttctccaaagaagacatacagatggccaaaaagcatatgaaaagatgctcaacataactaattattagagaaatgcaaatcaaaactacaatgaggtatcacctcacacaggtcagaatggccatcatcaaaaaatctacaaacaataaatgctggagagggtgtggagaaaagggaaccctcctacactgttggtgggaatgtaaattgatacagccactatggagaacagtatggaggttccttaaaaaactaaaaatagagctaccatatgatccagcaatcccactcctgagcatatatccagagaaaaccataattcgaaaagatacatgcaccccaatgttcattgtagcactatttacaatagccaagacatggaagcaacctaaatgtccatggacagaggaatggataaagaagatgtggtacatatacacagtggaatattactcagccattaaaaagaatgaaataatgccatctgcagcaacatggatggacctagaggttatcatactaagtgaaataagtcagtaagAGTTTTTACAGTTGTAGATTCTAcattaggtctttgatccattttgagtcaatatttgtatatggtgtgtgATAGGggtcaaaattctttttttttgcatgttaATACCCATGTGTCCCAGCACCACCTgtttaaaagactattttttttctccattaattATTTTGGCACCTATTGAAAATTAATTGGCTACAAATGTCAGTGTTTcattctggactctcagttctattgCATTGACCTATTAAATGTCAGTGCCATGCAGTCTTGATTATAGtacctttgtagtaagttttgaaattgtgaAGATCAGGACTTGTGGGTCCTCAGCTTTATTCTCTTTCaatattgctttgactattctgaGTCTAttgcatttccatgtgaattGTAGGATCACCTTATCAATGTCTGGAAAGGAGCCAAATGGGATTTTGATAGATATGGTGTAGACTCTGTAGACCACTTTGAATAGTattaccatcttaacaatattaagtcttccagtctACAAAcacagaatgtctttccatttttttaggttttaaGTTATTCCAACAATGTTTTGAAGATTTTAAAGTATACGTTTCTCACTTCTTTAGTTACATTTCTTTCTAAGTATTTATTCTTTTGATTCTATGAtaaatcaaattgttttcttaatttcaatttagGATTTTTCATTGTAAGtgcatagaaatacaattgatttttgtgtattgatcttatatcctgagATTCTGCTGAACTTGTTTATGTATTCTTACAGTTTCTTAGCAAATTTCTTAGGATTTTCCATGtaaaagatcatgtcatctgagcataatactatttttaaaatgcttcacATATATCATCATAAAATTAGGATATGTTTTTCATGAGCTTCCTTTTTTTCTGGAAGCAAAATATCCAAATACTTATTTTTCCAAATTGTCTGTGTGTTCCCTTTTTAATTCCCTTATTCTCCCAGCTCCTGCTTATCCTCATGCACACACAATACTCACTTTTGAGACCACTGGAGGTTCATCCCAGACTGAGTGGAGAAAGCTTGTACCATTTGCTGTTGCTCCCAGTAGAAACTGGGCATGGAGCTGGTGGAGGGTGTGGGTACTGGGATGGAGACTGCACTCTGGGTCTTTTTAGGGTTCACATCCCATACAAACAGCTCGTCATTCACGATGAAAAGACTGGAGGAAAAACGGTCACTCAGATAATTGGACAGATGAACACCACCACACCCCTAACAACAAATCTGCTCCCACTGGCACTCAGCAACCAGATTCCTTCCATTACCCTTCCTGTGTCTGTCCCCCAGGTTCATTGACTGGtacctctgcccctccccacagaGCCCACCTTTGGAGAGACTGTCTACCACCTTCACTCGATTCATAGGTTTATCTCAAACCCACAAACAATTTCGCATTTACCCTTTACCACAGCCCAAGGGGTGGACGCTCTGATCCCCATTCTCGGAAGAAgacactgagtcacagagaggtcatgtgacttgaccaaggtcacacagcgagtgaGTGTTGGGTCAAGGAGAGAACGCATAGGCCgattccagagcccatgctcttcttAACCACTAGGCTAGACTGCTCCTGGGATCTCCCTGCTGGCTTTCCACAATACCGAGTAAACCTAAGGTCTGCACCACCACACTCCCACGCCCCTGAGCGCAGGCGGGGATGGGCATTCCCGCCCACAACAGGGCTCTCACCTGGAGTAGCTGGCAGGGGTAGCGATGAAGGTCCGGGTGAAGGCACGCACACAGTCCTGAGAACTTCCTTCCActtcaacagcaaacaaacaacagcacCCCTTAGAGCCGCACGTGCTGTTCACGCTCACACGGCGGTCCCCAGTCAGGCTGTGACTGGACACTCATGCTGAGAGGGCAGTTGTTCACGGAGGCCAGGGTGTCGGCAATGGGGATGGCAACTATAGGAGCAGTCTGCGCCCAGTGACagggcccctgacaaccactacacAGGTTCACAGGATGCGTTTTTCACAGCCGCCCAAGAGGTGGATACTACTaccccatttttcaaatgaggaaactgagaggttaagtaacggcCCAAGTTCTCAGAGTAAGTATCTGGGATGAGAGTCACCACACTCCACAGCCTGTGTCCCCAACGCCCAGGGTGTGCAGGGCAGACAGGCATGGACACAACTCAGACCTGGGTTGTCTGTGGGAAGCCTGAGGGCTGGAGaacacagtggggaaggggagggaggggatgggaggggagggggaggggagggaaatgaagggatgggaagggaagggcagaggagggaagggaggggaagggaagggaggggaaaggaagggaggggaggggaagggaagggaagggaaaggcaggtaagagaagggaagggcaaggaagggaagggaagcgaCGAGAGGGGTAAGGGAGGGgagtggaagggaagggaagggaaggggaaaggaggggaaaggcagggaagggaagggaagggaagggaagagaagagaagagaaggggaagggaagggaagggaagagaagggaagagaaggggaagggaagggaagggaaggggacggaaggggtcagggaagctgggtggttctgggaaTGAGCCTGGCCAGGGGGAGGCAGCAGTGGGGAATCTGGGGAGGGGGTCTACACACACTCACCTTCCTTGAACACCCCGTTGACAGAGAAGCAGAGCATCCTttcctgaaagggaagagccGAGGTGCCcactcaccacctccacctcctacCCACCTGTGGCTTCCTGGGCCCGCCTGAGGGAGGAAGCAGGCACTCACCGTCTGGGACCACGTGTCCACCACGAAGGAGCTGAAGTCATGCTGAGTCTTGGGCAACACACAGAGGGTGTGCACAATGTCACGTTTTGTGTGCTTCAGCAGCTGGACCTGCAGGTCTATGAGGGGAGGGGAAGCGAGCGAAGGTCAGGGGCTGCCACGCCCTGGGCCCTATGATTGACTCCTTCACCGCCCTTTCCCACCCAGTCTTCCCATCACACACTCACGGGGGTCCTTGAGCTTCTTCATATTCCTACTGTCCTTGAAGTACTCGCACAAGCTGCTTCTAGGAGACAAAGAGCAACAGTGGGTGGTGGGTGTTTGcaggagctggcctgtgtctGCTGGGGAGCCACACAGCCCAGGAGCAGAGCCTGTGCTGTGATACTCATGGGGCTGGGTCCTCGGGGTGGAAGGGAATGGTCAGGGAGAAGCAGGCCTCCTCGTGATAAGCACCCACGAGACCCTGTCAGTCTCCACAGTCATGGATTGAGTAGTACCTGAGGGGGAGCAATGAGGACAGTCTATCTCTGTGGTCTGGACCTCAAATGAGACTTGAAAACTCCCCTGAGCAGACCTGTGCTTAGGTGGCCTCACCTGTCCTCGCCCTCTCCCCCTTGCTCAGCTTCCCAGAGGTACTTACTGCTGCAGGAATTGCAGGACTTGTCTCTTCAGCTCATCGCATCCAAAGTAGCTGCCCTGGAATCAAAAGGTATTTGAGACTATGCAGTGGATAAAGCCTCCCTGTAACACCCCAAATGTCGTTTGATCCTCTTCCTCACCTTGCAGGGCTTTATTACGTAGGGAGTGTCAACATCAATGATAACTGGTGACGGTAACTCTTGGCCATcctggagaagggaagaggaagtcAGGAGTGGAGACCAGGGGAGTGGCCCTGGATGATCCGGGAAAAGGATGGGCCCAGGAGGGTGAGGGTCAGAGGTCGGGTGTGAAAGGGCCCTGGAAATTCCATGGGAAAGCTTACACTGGATGTCTTCATCATGAGGTCCTGGAAGTCTCTAGTGTTATGTgcaacttgtgtgtgtgtgtgtgtgtgtgtgtgtgtatttatgggtATTTCTCCAGCAAGTATATCCATGTCATTTTCAGGAGTCCATGCCCCCCAAAATGGTTAAGGTTCTGATGCTAATATGTGATCTAGGCAAGACCCAAAGGGCTTGAGGGCAGGTGCAGAGATCACCGACATTCATAAGAGACAATGATTTATGTAGGCACTTACTAGGCGTAATAACTTCGGGAAACAATCTCTGACGGCCCTgtccaaaaccaaaaatagagaagAGATGGTTGATAGTTCAAGGTTGCAATGTTTCCTTTGAGTTAAAACAGTAATACCATAAACAGAGATCAGTGTGTTCTGGCCCATCCAGCAGCGCCCTTTGCCCACCTCTGCTTCTGATTTTAAGTGTTTTCGGTCCACTTCCCTGTTGAGCACTGAGCATCTGTCATCTTACTGTCTGAAAGGCACTGTCTCCTCATCTCTCTCAATACCTTCACTTTAATattacttccctccctcccttcctctccttcgcCTGGGTAGCTCCCACCCAGACTACTCGCACTCCCTTCTCCAGTGCCACAGGGAGCAGCATTTCAAACCCATACTGCAgggcttccttctcctcccttccttcctccagggcCCCACTGAAGGctgtggggagaagagggaatggggTGGGAGCCCGGGGCTCTGCTACCTCACTGGGGGTCCAGCACTCTGGCAAGACCCGGACACCCCCCAGGGATGGCCCAGGATGCTGGGCCAGGGAGGTGAGTGAGGTGGGGctcagggagggagatggaggggaTGAAGACAGAAAGGGAGTGAAGGTAGGAGGGGAGAGATGAGAGAGACATAGGGGCACAGagacaggggagagagagaaaacaaagggaagggaaagaagctcTCCCGTGGTCGGGgtcagggaagaagagagaagaaaggggaaacgGCGCCCCTGTTGCGGCTCTTCACTTGCCCCAGAATTGCCCAGACACACCAGGTAGGAATGGAAAATATGCCCATGTTGGGCTGGGGCCCCACTGGATGCTGGTTGAAACTTTGCCACCTGTGTGAGTTCAGCCAGACTTGGGCATGGGAAACAGGGCCGCCATGGGGGCACATCTCCCCCAGAATGAGGAAAGGGTCAGGTCCCAGCTCAGTATGGGGCTGAGGATCCGTGGCCCAGTCTTATGATCACCGTCTTCTCTCCTGATGACCCCTGCACCTGTCTGAGTTCGTTCTTTATCTGAGGAATCGTACCTGTCTCAGGCTGCCCAGGGCTCCTGTGAAGGACCAGATGGGATGATGTGACGTGTGCAGGGAGGGATGGGAAGTGCCCCTGAGAGCCCTGTCCTTCTGTCTCCTCTaccacctctgccctctgccttccACTCCTGCCTCAGGAAGCCCTCTGATCACTGGCGGGGGCCCACGTCTGGCCCCTTGACTCAAGGAGCCCTGCTTTTTCCCAAGGAGGGTCCAGCTCCTGGCATTGGGCCAGCAGAATGGATGTCATGACAGCAGCCACCCATGGCCTCAGCCCTCAGCATGGCGCAGGAAAGCCCCCATGTCAACCTGGGAGACGAGGGGGGACCCCtttggaggaaggggaagagggcccCTCTCAGAACGGGGGAGGCAAACGCCATCTCAGCACGAAGAAGGAAGGCTTGTCTCAGCAAGAGGCCCTGGACTAGAGGACCCTTCTCAGTCCAGGGCGCCAGCATCTGGATCAAGCCTGGTCGCTCCTGGTCCTGGTGAGGAGGAGAAGCCCTGTTTCCTGCGGCACACTCTTGGGAGGCCTTGGCGGAATATAGCTGGGCGCAGAGAGCTGGAAACAGACCCCAGAGCCCCTGCAGAGGTGAGCAGGTCAGGGGAAGGAAACTCCTCACCAGTGATAGGCAAGGAGAGAGCAGAAGGTGGGGCCTGTGATCCTCccagaagaccagggctgccaccTTTGGCAAAGGGGCACTGTCACAGATAGTCTAGGCTCCCATGGGTGAAGGTCACCAGGAAGGGTGACAGGGTGTTCACACTGACCTTACATAGGTGGACCAGTCTGGGAAGGTGCCACACAATGGGTTCCCTTGCAGCCACAGCTCTTCAAGCTTCAGCCCTTTAATCTTGTTCAACTCCCACACAGACATCAGCTGAGAAATATGGGGCGGAAGTGGGGAAAGGAAtcccagggaaagagggacatccGGATCCCTGCAGCCCCagcgccctccctcccccacaggtACCTTCACCTGCCTCCTGTCATCACTCTGATGGCCACTAACACGCCCCCCCCACTCTCAACCCAACTTTGATCTGGCTCCCTCTTCCCACCTCATTTTTGGAGAGGTTCAGGATCTTGACCGTGGGGGCCATCTGTATAATGTCAGACAGGCCATCCAGCTGGTACAGTTTGTTGCTGCTCAAGTTCAAGGACAACAGCTTTGGGGCAAGAAGAGCTAGAGTGAAGGTTACTATCTAGGACCTTGGAGACAAATCTTCCCTCCACCCCATCTCTTCCACCCCCTACACTAATACCAGCACTGGGCCTACAGCCTCACCTCAGGGAAATTCTTTTCGATGGTTTGCAGGGTGGCGGACATGCAGCTTCTTCGATTCAGAATTATATCAATATTATGGCCCACCAAGTCttcaggaaggagaggggagggaatcaGATGGCTGAGTGGGGTCTGGGGCCagcaccagcccctccccacgTTACCATCCCTAAGTCTCCCTCCAGGAagacccctctgccctcccccgccCTAGAATTACTGCTGTCAGCCGTACCTGGGTCAACGCAGAGCCTCTGGAGGTCAAGAGCTTGCTTGTAGATATTAAATCGTTTGATCAAGGTCAGCTGCGGagtgagagatggagagagccgCTCTGAGGCTGTGGTGGTGGCAGGGAAATCGGGGGCGAGGGGGACGGggggctggaggaaggagaggttGGTCTGAGGGTTGGCACAAAACATGTCTTGAGTCTGCATTACCTTTAGCTGCTCCATTTCTTCTGGCTTCAACTTATACCGCACAGAGTAGGGAGCAGCGGAGGGGCTGACAAACACAGGTATCTGCAGGAAGAAGAGGTGGGGTAAGCACCAGGAACTCTAGTTCCAAAGAAAACAAGCAGCCCCTGGCCTGTACTCCTTCCTCAGGATGAGGTACAGGTAATGCCCGCGACACACACCTTTCGGCTCTCCTCGTCACAAATCTTGTTGCTGACATCCATCAATGCAGAGGCAGTGCTAGCTTCCTGGACAAAGAACCGAGCCCCATTTTTCACAAAGTGGAACTACAGGGATTGAATGCAACAGCAATAGTATCAGAAGCCAACAGACCCTGCTGAACCaggtctctctctcccccttccctgtgcCCACGCGTCTGGCTTCGGCATCCTCTCTTACGTCCACTGGAGTGAAGGGGACACTGCAATGGCGCTGGATTGAGTTCATTAGCCATGTCCTGTCATACTTTACCCCATAAGGAATCTAGGATGAAAAGAAGGGATGGGAGAGAGGACAGACAACAGGGAATTTAGGCTGGAGGATGAACCTTTTCCTGATCTTTTCCAGCCTTCTACTGAGCTTGAAAGGGCTTCTAAAGAAGGGACCACTGGCATGATTTCTTATGGGTGTGCGTAATATGGATTTCCTAAATACTCTTTCTCTCCAGTCAAACTCTCTTCCAAATAATCAAGGTGTCAGAGATGATCTTCCTTTTATAAATTTCCAGGAGATCCTACCCAGTGCAGACACTGCTTGCCCCTCAGACAAGGTCTCCAGAGGCTCGACCCTCCATCTCCCACACTCAGCTTGCCAAACTGAGACCTCCAACGTggagttgctccatatccttggcAGTAGTTTCCATCTTTGCTCTGAGACAGGCTCCTCCGTTCTCCTCACAGTCAGCCTGTTCCCTTTACACTGCTTCTCTGAATCTGCCCTTAGATGAACAAGACTGTTAACTCCTGGTCATAAAAAGGACAGATTACAAGCTGTCCACAGTGAAATAAACCAGCATCTCTACATGAGACCAACACAACTCCCCCTGACTTTTCTCTCCTGCACATTCCATCCATTTTTCAGGATACTCACGGTGACCCTGAACCAGCTCCCTGGGGTTCCGTCTTGTGTGTTCTCCTGCATTTCTCTCTCCAGAGGTTTTCTGTTTCCCCACACAGTCATATGCATGTGGCCTTCACTGTGCCATCTCACTGTCCTCTCGTTGCCTCGGATGGTACAGGAAGAGCTGCAGgggggatgtggagagaaggagggTGAGTGGCCATACGTGCTAAGAAAGTCTTCTGTACACCCTCGTCTCTTTGACACCAGCACTACAATTAGGATCGCTCAACCATTATTTCACTTCTAGCATGCTTCAGTTTTGCAGTGACAGAAGAAGAACACGTCCACGGAGAGTGAGAGAGGTGCATAGTCCCAGGGGCTGCTGTGTACAAACCCTGCTGCCTGGTCACTTACTGTCTTACTTCGGGGTCCTCCTGGACATCCCTCTTCACCACGTTTCCATCATCCTCCTGGAGGTGTGAGGGCTGAGGCTCACCCCCACTGTGTTCATAATGAGGGCTCCTCTTGCCAGAATTACCTGGGAAAGAACTAcaacctttctttcttccttgaggTGGTCTACCACCATCACTGTATTctgaaaagaggaacaaaaatacaAGTTTGAAGACACATCTGTGGTGCACTTACCATGTACCATGTCTTAGGTAACAGGATGGTAGGGCAGGCAAAGTGCCAACTTGGCCTAAGGGACCAATCCCACAAACCTCAGAAAGGACAATCTTCTGCCTGTGCAGAGAGGACAGCCTTATCTGAC encodes:
- the LOC137756365 gene encoding LOW QUALITY PROTEIN: nuclear RNA export factor 2-like (The sequence of the model RefSeq protein was modified relative to this genomic sequence to represent the inferred CDS: substituted 2 bases at 2 genomic stop codons) produces the protein MHMTVWGNRKPLEREMQENTQDGTPGSWFRVTIPYGVKYDRTWLMNSIQRHCSVPFTPVDFHFVKNGARFFVQEASTASALMDVSNKICDEESRKIPVFVSPSAAPYSVRYKLKPEEMEQLKLTLIKRFNIYKQALDLQRLCVDPDLVGHNIDIILNRRSCMSATLQTIEKNFPELLSLNLSSNKLYQLDGLSDIIQMAPTVKILNLSKNELMSVWELNKIKGLKLEELWLQGNPLCGTFPDWSTYVRAVRDCFPKLLRLDGQELPSPVIIDVDTPYVIKPCKGSYFGCDELKRQVLQFLQQYYSIHDCGDXQGLVGAYHEEACFSLTIPFHPEDPARSSLCEYFKDSRNMKKLKDPHLQVQLLKHTKRDIVHTLCVLPKTQHDFSSFVVDTWSQTERMLCFSVNGVFKEVEGSSQDCVRAFTRTFIATPASYSSLFIVNDELFVWDVNPKKTQSAVSIPVPTPSTSSMPSFYWEQQQMVQAFSTQSGMNLQWSQKCLQDNKXNYTRAGQVFSMLKTEGKIPEEAFKEIP